In the Dictyostelium discoideum AX4 chromosome 6 chromosome, whole genome shotgun sequence genome, GATGAATTACCAATAGTAATActtggtgttgatgatgaaattaatggaCAATCCatataatatatttcaatatttaatgttCCATTAGATACATTTGGTCTATTAATtacattaataattaatgatgcagaaattgaaattgtattTGAGGAAATATTAGAACGAGTAAaactaatattaaaagatcTACATCTTAAATGAGGTAATTTAAATGTTAAACTCTTTTCATCAGATGTAACATTTAATTggtcaatttttaaataactaTTAGTTCCATCAGCATACAATTGAACGAatgattctttatttttaccaaaatTTGTACCAATTAATGTAACGAAACCATTTGAATATGATCCACTTGATAATGTTGGAATATTATATGTAAAtgatacattattattacttgttGAATTGCAACCTCCGAAATTAACGTTAACTGGTAAATCTCTACCACCATATTCATTTGGATCTAATTGACATTCTAATTcgtttgttgttgatttaattaatgtaCATTGTTTATTTCCAATTGTAATTGAGGGTTTCAATGATGGATATAAAGTCGAAGATAATTTAACACCTTTAATTGTTACAATACCTCCTAAATAATTTGATActgatgatattgatgttATTATTGCTGGAAAACAATGAGTAAAATCCTTTTGAAgagtaattttatttacctTAATATTAATAGACATTGGACCAAGATCAGGTCTACTAAAGTTATTCACTTGAATTTGTGTATGATTTactgaaattataaaatttgtttgATTAATACCTCCCAGAAAAACCTCTACCAACTTTTTATCTGTAAAGAAGTTATCACCATTAATTGTTAATATCCCTAATGATTCGTCTGAAACAGTACTTGATATTTTAGGTGATTTGTATGAAAATGGAATAGGAAAATCACCTTCATCTTCAAagttaatttcaaaatttccAGAACCTGGTGGAAATGATACAGTGATATTATTACAGTCAAAAGAAGGATCAGAGAAATTACCTTTAACAACAAAAGAAACACCATTTCCATAGttacttttaataaaattaggACCTCCCCTGAATCTTAAATAATTACCAGTAAATACTACATCACCTCCAGACGTTGCCggttttttattaaacttGATATCACTTACAAATTGAAATGTATATCCAGTACCAGAAAATTTATCTATATCTGTAAGATTAAATGAACAATTTTCAACTGGATTTGATAGTTCTTTTGCACATACCTTACTATGAGCACTACCCCATAATCTTGAGAATGGTTCATCTGAATGGAATGTACAAAGTCTCATACTACCAACAACGACACtacaattgaaataatttggtGCCATTTCATATCTGGGTGTTGTTTCGTTTTGATACATAATTAAACGGGTAGGGTAAGAACGATCGCTtggataattaaaataatgtaTTGTAAATGATTTTTCACTAATTGTTGCaactaattaaaataaattaatttcataaacaaattaattatcaataattaaaaatataatgataCTTACTATATGCCATTGGATCTTCCATTGAATATGGATATcctaatttaaaaattgagaataaaaaaaaaactagtaatattattttattttccatttttatttttatttgggtttattaataattaataaaaattgaaaaagtgaaattttattattactggaGAAAATAAttcttaataaataaatagaaaaaaaaaaaaagtaaaaaaaaaaaaaaaaaaaacgaaataataataataataataatataaaaaaaccgaaaataatttctatttttagaaGTTCTCTACCGAATGATATTGATTGGTATCATTTCATACATCAAccaaaaaagatttataaatctattaaattcataaaaaaaaaaaaaaaaaaaaacattggaaaatttatttaataaaattcaaaatagtaatttaaaaataaataattattttacattaaccaaaaatttcttttattcaTTTCTAATTGTCTTTGGTTCAGTAATTCCTTTTCTTTCAGATAATTGTTCTTAtttaatttggtttttttttttttttttttttttttgatgtatGTAAAGGAATGggttatattaatttttaaaaaacaaaataaaaataaataaatgcaaactattttttaaaaaaaaaacacaatttatttattttctattgtGGTttaaattcctttttttaatataaaaataattgatggtgatggagATATTGATATTTGAAATTCTTCAATTATAACCATAATTATATGATGTTGATGACCAACATCATATAATTTTCGAAATTTTCAACCAAGAAGTCTCGAACGAAAACTCTGAAATatataaaactaaataaattaattattattttaattattattgtttaattatttatcattattattattattactattattaatattatgattataaaaaaattataaatattaaacaatGTAAATCATTACAGATCAAAAAAATTGCAATCGGATAGAAATTCTATCTAATagatcaataaaaaaaaaaatcttaatcGAAGAGATCCACggcattttctttttttttttttttgaaaatgtttttttattttatttattttattttttttattttattttttttattttattattttttttattttctatttttttttttttttttttttttttcaaacaataatttaaatatatcaaaaaattttttttttttttttttttcacatttttattaataaaaactattttagaaaataattacGTTAATAGAATAATATAAACCTCTAGAAtgatcgaaaaaaaaaaaaaaaaatttcagaaaaaaaaaaacaaaaaaaaagaaaaaaaaaattaattagacctaattaattcattttaacCAAAAACAAGcgctgtttttttttaacacacAACTTTTTTAATACCCTTACCCTACCTACATTAATTTCATGTGAATATCAATATTCTaattatattcatttatgttttttttttttttgatctttCCACCCATTCCTTTCTGTTTTTCAtcatataaaaacaattcaatatttgaattaatgtGTGTGTGTGGGTTTACCATTATTCACACTTAGAAGATTAAAATGAGATatacattttcaatatttacaatcaatacaaaggtaattttttttttttttgttaaattaatattaattttttttttttttttcttttttattgtaatttaacTACAATACCATATAAGAGTATAATTTGTTGGGGGTGTGCAAAAAAGTGGGGGCATAGAAATACTTTTTACCCATACTCCacattaatttatattgattagggtattaaaatttgaaaaaaaaaattgaactcaccattttttcctttttaatcattgtattattagttttttaaagTATAGTGTGTATTTTGTTtgcaaaaaatgaataaaaacatgaaaattataatttgtaaaCCCTTTTTATTGTTCATTTCATcaaacatcttttttttatagaatAATACAATAATCACATCATTCACTCGATATaccaataatataaaaaattaaaaaatataataattaaaaaaaaaaataataataataataataatattttttttaataatttttaaataaataaaaaaaaatattaataaaaaaattaaaaaaataattaataaacaaaaaaaaaaattacttaaagccaaaaaaaaaaaaaacataaataaattctattcattaaaaaaaaaaaaataattgtaaatataataatagttttaaataaatttgtttattcaaatattctagttatttttttttccattcttttttgtaaataactatttttttatattaataattaaataaaactttttttttttaaactaattctatttttgatttaaataaaaataaacaaaacaaaacaaaataaaataaaatataaaataaataattaaataattaaattatcaaataattaaatttcttttaaaaatataataaaataatataatataatataatataatataatataatataatataatataatagttgataatataatataatatatataataaatatatataaataaataattaaatagataaatttcttttaaaataaaaataaaaataaaatacaatataataaaaaaataaataatataaatatataaattaataaattaataaataaataaataaataaataaataaataaataaataaataaataaaaaaataaattaataaattaataaattaataaattaataaattaataaattaataaattaataaattaataaattaataaatatataaataaataaataaataaataaataaataaataatatatttgttttaattaataataatttttttatataaatacttcaaaaaaataaaataaaataaaaggtaagaagaacaaattttttcattttaaaacaacaattaacaaaatattaattattattttttttattacagtTCGAATGGAGTCTAAAAAAAACTCTTATTATAAAAACGTGATGGATAAAATATATGCTAAAGAAAAGGATGTGCTTTCTATAAACAAAGATTTTCAAGAGAATAACTTGACAAGAATATCTCTTATATTGAATTATAAAGATTTTTACCTTAAATTTGATGAGAGCCTCCATGGTTATTCATTTGGATATGTAACTAACCTTTTTGGTTTAAAACTCTACTCGCCATTTACTGAAACTGTCCGCTTTGATGATACTGAAAAATATATGAAGACAATTCTTGGTGTTCCCAGTAATGAGGCTCTCCCACAACTTTGTAGCGATCAACATCAAAATTTTGAAGAAAAAGATCCACAAATAGAAATACTACCATctccacaacaacaacaacaacaacaacaacaacaacaacaacaacaacaacaacaacaacaacaacaacaacaacaacaacaacaacaacaacaacaacaacaacaacaacaacttacACCACCTCCATCACCTCCATTACTTCCAATACCTCAACCACCAGCACAAAATGAAGAACAACAACTTACACAACCTCCATCAATTCCACCAcctcaacaaaaacaaataaaaatacaaaaatctGATAGAGGTACTCAAGTTAAGTCAATAACTAATCCTGTAAATAGTTTatcaaaatatattaataatagttctTTGGATTAttcgataaaaaaaaactataccTTGGAGGAAATTTACGAAAATAACAAAAACTATATGGataaaaccaataattttttacactttttatttacatttattgATAAAACTACAATCAAAGACTTGGAACATTTTGAAAAGGAAATAAGTAGAGTTCATAATATCGAAAAATTAATCAACGAACAAAATGTTAAAGGTGAAACTCCACTTCACTCATTAATTCTTTATAATTCAGAAAGCTGTTTGAAGAAACTTGTAATCgctaaaattaattgtatgGGTATTTTCGATTATTCAAAATGTGacaatttgaataaaaatcTCCTAACCCATGCAATTGAAAAGGgagattttgaaattattaaattggttttaattgGTGGTTGTCCTTTAAAAATGTCACCAAGATcgaaattatttaaacaaaactTCAAACTATATAGACAACAAATTTATAgagtatttgaaattaaagaatttttaacaGAACTTGGTTTTAATCAATTCATTCCAATGTTTCTTGAATATGAATTCAAAAACATTAATATATACtatcaaattaaatcatttataatGGTGTTAACTTTAAATGCTGATGAAATCTTACGATGGAAATCATTACTTGAACCTAACAAAAACTTGGACTTGGACTCCTTTTGTATTgaatatcaaataaaagatCAAAATGGTTCTGAATCTCAATTAATGGCTGATCATTTCAAAAAGGTATGCCAACTCAATTCACTTTTTGGCTACATTGATTTTCACACACAAATTGGATCTGCAGGTAATGCATCAGTTTTCGAAGGTACATATAAAGGCATGCCTATTGCATGCAAAGAAATGCCAGTAAGTGGTACATATGAACAAAGAGTGGACTCGATCAAAGAAATTGCTGCAGTGGGTCAAATAGAAGATTTAGGTGGTTGTACTGTTGTTAAAACTGTAGGTGTCTTGAAATATAATGAAAAGTTATTTTTGGTAATGGTGAAAGAAAAATGTAAcctattatcatttttaagcAACAAGtctgaaattttaaaaatgcaaAGAGGGGGCATTTGGAcctcaatttttaaaatatcaaaggAAATCCTCAAAGGATTGATTTCATTAAGAGAAGTCGGCATGTACCACAGAGACTTTAAGACTGCCAATTTTTTAGTGTCTAATACTGGTAAAATCCTTATTAGTGACTTCGGCACTAGTCGAGATGAAAACGAAAAGCGTTTCAACACATTTGCCAAGACCATTGGTACATTGTGGTACAGATGTCCAAGATTGGGCGATTGTAGTGGAGATGAAAAAACTTTAAACCATTATAATGAAAAGAGTGAAATTTACTCACTAGGAATAATTTTATGGGAGGTACatgtttatataaatattattattaattttttattcttttcattctcaaaataatatttatattaatatttttttttttttttttttttctctcttcATAAAATAGTTGATTTGTATTGCAATGACAGGAACCTACGTTTCACCAAAGATAGCATTATTTCAAAATGAagttgatttttcaatttggaTTCACAAGGATTACAGATTTTCATTTCCAATTGGAACACCACAATCAttagtaaaattaattacaaGTATGTGTTTACCATGTAGAGACAGAAGACCAACGGTACACCAAATACTTGATGAAGTTGGAATTATTGAAACAGAATTTCTTTCAAATAGAGGTATTAAAGGTGAACAAACTTATAGTGGTCTTGAATGTTGGAGAGAATTTAACTTTTCAAAGCAAAATGTATTtggaatttcaatttcaaatttacacGATACAGAATATAAAGcagttaataaatataattatacaagttacaataataaaaactcaTTATTAATGAAACGATATTTGGATAATTCCAACTTTGTGGTAGAATTAATCAATCCAAATGGTATATTTAAGTTCAAGTCTTTTTTCGAAAAAGAGAaacttttatatttaaaattaaaatcaacatATAAAGgtgaatattattttgatatgGGTAAATTCTTAACAACAATCATTCAAATACATCAAATAACtgaaatatattataaaatgttACAAAAATATAGAGAGCTTGGTTTgttaagaaataataataataatattaataataataataataataacaataattgcaataatagtaaaaaatttaaaacaacatCAGAATCAACATCTGCATTAGGATCAGatgcatcatcatcatcgtcaccatcgtcatcatcaccatcaccaaaatATTCGGCATCAATCTATCATCAccaatgatttaaaaatcttttttaaagtaaaataaatttaatttttgtaaatcATCTTATCAACTGTCCAAATAGTTGATcattctaaaaaataaataaataaatcatataaataaattaaaaatttatacaaatataaaataaataaactaaaaatcaaataaataaaaatagttttattaataaaaaattaatactcTTGTAATAATTACacttaataattaattttttttttttttttcaatattgttaattattgtttttaaatcttttttttttttaaaaaaaaataaaagaataaatatttaaattggtGCTATAAACTGTTTGGACAATTgtgtttttgaatttgttaaatcttttctttttttttttctctttaatagtctaaaaaatattaaagaaaaataataataataataattctgttttctattttttttttttttaaatcaattttttttttttttttttttttttttttctttaattattatataaataaataagatgttggtttctttttttaaaatcagttGGTTACATTcaatgaattattttcattattgaattattattattatttttattattatttaccgCCAATACATTTAAAACTATTGGTTgtttgatatttatttttactaatgAATAAGTTTTCTATCCTCGTGTAATTTGGTGTTCAAATTGATAATGTTccaaaaaaaccaataatcTAAAATGAATccataaaaagaaatataaattttattttatttataattatattctCAAcgatttaaatcatttaattattttattactttcGTTTAGGCGCTTTTTTTCCCTGCAGTCaggaaaaaataatttaaaatttcccTACAACagaaattacaattttaaatggaGACCAACTAACCCGTACTGAAATTTATTATGAATTACCAATAAAATCAAGTTGTTCAATTGTTTCGAACCAAATGATTAAATGTCTtggtaattttataaattatttagatttatttaaaaatggtaaaattaaaatacaattttcaatatgattataattgataatatcaTAAACCAGTGGAGTTGAAAACAAGAGATTGGTTTACAAATTTAATCGATGGAGttatatcaattttaaaatctggAGAAGTTACATCACAAACAATTAGATATATATAACTTGAACTGGCTTCATTGAGAATGAAAATGGATCActcataaaaataattggattgtgatgaattattaattaatggtgaaaattttaatgaaaatacaaTTTACAATACATCTGTATATTGcttttcaaaaaaacaagTTTATAATTGTTCATTTATAAACTATACATCTATCTCATGTGATATTGAATTGGTAGGTCCATTCGATCAACTttgtaaaatcaaatttaatggGTAAAGATGagaattataatatttcaatatcATATTATCCTCCattagttttaaattcaacaaagATTTCGAATTCATCGATTAGTggaattattacaatttttggtaatgaattttataatcaaattgatttaattacaGTTGGTAAAAGTAAATGTTTAAACTCtacatttataaattcaacatCGATTTCATGTTTTGTAGAAccttcaaattttattattaatcaaactgaacaacaacaacaacaatatgttaacattacaattaatagcaaaagtggtggtaataatttaataatttattctgGTAATTCAAATagaattgatgaaaataataaatcaaataaaaatacaattgatGATAAACAAACCAACAATGAAATCAAAAATGAATCcataaaagaaatataaatttaattttatttataattatattctCAACgattttaatcatttaattaaatttattactttcgttataaaaaaaattaaactcaCACCAAAAACAATGATTtagtatatataaaaatgattatttttagtgGTTTTGtgtcaaataaaaaaaaataataatacaataataaattttgaacatgttgttttttttttttaatttttttttttttaattatttttataataattatttttttgtttttactaTTTGATAAGTGTGTTATTGtgaattttgataattaaaataatatataaaaatcaaaaataattaaaaatattaccaCTTCTCATAAACTACTTTTTATGGTAGtggttgaaaaaaaaaaaaaataataataattttaatttcaattaaaaaaaacaagccCAAAAAAGTTTAATACAATAAATAGTATTCTAATATGATGAAAGAAACATCAAGTGGTGGGTGGTAAACTTGGCACACagtgttaaaaaaaaacaatatgagtaatattgaaaatcatACAACAAAactgataatattaaaagaaattagtgGGATGTGTGTGTTGAAAAacatttttcaataaattatgtgattgtttatttttaatttaatattgaagCATTAccttattgtttttattattatttttattattattatttttttttttttttttttttattatcaatatttttgttttttttaattattattaatatttatgtttttttttaattattaatatttttgtttttaaaaaatttttataattattatttttatttttaaataattttttttccaacCCAAACCcgtaatattaaatttttttcccttttcaaaaaaacaatttcattattaaaataataaatagtaaatcaaaatgaaattttttatattattttttattttatatttagttTCTGATACATTAGGACATTTAAATGAACCAGTTGTCAAgagtaaatatttaatataaaaataatttaatctttttttttatattgttttttccggtttgggtttttttttttttccaaattaaattttttttttttttttttttttttttttttttttttttttttttttttttttttttttttattttggttattgttatttactatttttaattttttttaatgtgttAATATTTAACtagttaaaaaaatacaaatattcaattttgtAACCACTTGTCaatataattaaagaaatttgcaattgtattttaaaaaaaaaaaaaaaaaaaaaaaaaaaaaaaaaaaaaaaaaaaaaaaaaaaaaaattagtttaaaattaatatctataaatattaatattaataaatattaatcatttaataGATACATTCTCTatatttttgtatttttttaaaaagaaatcgaTGGTTTCCAACACTAATTTTttctaatgattttattttaatttcagatTTTACATACACAAAACAATCATTGGAATATACATATGATATTGATAGTacatattatataaaatggattttttcaaatttggAATATGAATTGGTTTTtgaatgtaaaaataatagcaaAGAAAGAACATGTACTGCTGGTATGTCCATTGATATTGCTAAAAATTTACATGGTCAAATAAAGGTATGCATACGtggaattgataataatggtgtaTTAGATTGCCATATTGCTTTTTATGAAGAATATTTTCCAAAGCCAATTATTGAAGGTGACTTTAAACCATCTACCAAAGGTGGTCCTACTATTATGAAAGGTTATTATTTGGCAATTGGTGCATACTACTATACCATTATCCCTGATACTAGATTGGGTATAATAGGTGATATTTTTAGTAACTCTATTGATGTCACAAATTTAATACTAGACTATAAAGGTGGTTGTGGCCCAGGAACTATTCAATGgtcaaatgattttaaatatagtTTCAATCATTCAAATCCaatcattgaaaatatttttattgaaGGTTCATCTTTTATATCAAAAGGTTCtaatttttgtaattcttctgattcaattcaaatttatttagatGGTGttcaaattgat is a window encoding:
- a CDS encoding ankyrin repeat-containing protein; translated protein: MESKKNSYYKNVMDKIYAKEKDVLSINKDFQENNLTRISLILNYKDFYLKFDESLHGYSFGYVTNLFGLKLYSPFTETVRFDDTEKYMKTILGVPSNEALPQLCSDQHQNFEEKDPQIEILPSPQQQQQQQQQQQQQQQQQQQQQQQQQQQQQQQQQQQQLTPPPSPPLLPIPQPPAQNEEQQLTQPPSIPPPQQKQIKIQKSDRGTQVKSITNPVNSLSKYINNSSLDYSIKKNYTLEEIYENNKNYMDKTNNFLHFLFTFIDKTTIKDLEHFEKEISRVHNIEKLINEQNVKGETPLHSLILYNSESCLKKLVIAKINCMGIFDYSKCDNLNKNLLTHAIEKGDFEIIKLVLIGGCPLKMSPRSKLFKQNFKLYRQQIYRVFEIKEFLTELGFNQFIPMFLEYEFKNINIYYQIKSFIMVLTLNADEILRWKSLLEPNKNLDLDSFCIEYQIKDQNGSESQLMADHFKKVCQLNSLFGYIDFHTQIGSAGNASVFEGTYKGMPIACKEMPVSGTYEQRVDSIKEIAAVGQIEDLGGCTVVKTVGVLKYNEKLFLVMVKEKCNLLSFLSNKSEILKMQRGGIWTSIFKISKEILKGLISLREVGMYHRDFKTANFLVSNTGKILISDFGTSRDENEKRFNTFAKTIGTLWYRCPRLGDCSGDEKTLNHYNEKSEIYSLGIILWELICIAMTGTYVSPKIALFQNEVDFSIWIHKDYRFSFPIGTPQSLVKLITSMCLPCRDRRPTVHQILDEVGIIETEFLSNRGIKGEQTYSGLECWREFNFSKQNVFGISISNLHDTEYKAVNKYNYTSYNNKNSLLMKRYLDNSNFVVELINPNGIFKFKSFFEKEKLLYLKLKSTYKGEYYFDMGKFLTTIIQIHQITEIYYKMLQKYRELGLLRNNNNNINNNNNNNNNCNNSKKFKTTSESTSALGSDASSSSSPSSSSPSPKYSASIYHHQ
- the tgrC4 gene encoding IPT/TIG domain-containing protein, which translates into the protein MENKIILLVFFLFSIFKLGYPYSMEDPMAYIATISEKSFTIHYFNYPSDRSYPTRLIMYQNETTPRYEMAPNYFNCSVVVGSMRLCTFHSDEPFSRLWGSAHSKVCAKELSNPVENCSFNLTDIDKFSGTGYTFQFVSDIKFNKKPATSGGDVVFTGNYLRFRGGPNFIKSNYGNGVSFVVKGNFSDPSFDCNNITVSFPPGSGNFEINFEDEGDFPIPFSYKSPKISSTVSDESLGILTINGDNFFTDKKLVEVFLGGINQTNFIISVNHTQIQVNNFSRPDLGPMSINIKVNKITLQKDFTHCFPAIITSISSVSNYLGGIVTIKGVKLSSTLYPSLKPSITIGNKQCTLIKSTTNELECQLDPNEYGGRDLPVNVNFGGCNSTSNNNVSFTYNIPTLSSGSYSNGFVTLIGTNFGKNKESFVQLYADGTNSYLKIDQLNVTSDEKSLTFKLPHLRCRSFNISFTRSNISSNTISISASLIINVINRPNVSNGTLNIEIYYMDCPLISSSTPSITIGNSSSATQCSIPSSQSLTSGYYKTKCSTPYGTGLNKQFIFKLNSETVSDGYSYAPPIIEHRKFSKDQFNITFHGNNFGNSIPLIQVYFDGNDISSEILALKDNQLTIKTLNSYDYGPIDITVDGINMESLFSLTFPPVINGIINIDNKTIGCGGTITVSGKNLLTNEDEFKVKVLANNKNTTIITHDEKMLIVRTDSIESPLLVSTFIGDNLGPNAFLTYFKPKITVVPTIKNKKEGISITVGGVGLSGNIHASLALSSQNVSLLCNLQCSLSPNETFYDSNPILSSNEIDITNSTDCLSCHSNSFVNETSGVLYLQLGSTSYNYDVKIEEIQISISPSPSIGAEGNSESSKLSGGQFQVLQLVVLILLVLLSSNK